The Streptomyces tubercidicus DNA segment AGGGCGTAGCCGAATCCGCCGCGGGTGTAGATCTGGCCGTCGTCGCCGCGGTGGGCGGGGAGCAGGGCGCCCGCGATCAGGCCGCAGATCACGCCCACTCCGACGCCGATGAGCTGGAAGGACGGGGCATTTCCGGAGGTCGGGAAGGAGTGCACGAAGATTGCGATGATGACCGCGACCGCGAGCACGGAGCGCAGCATGCGCATATTGGTGACCCGGCGGCAGCCCAGGTCGGTCGCCAGGATGATGGTGAGAATGCTGACGCTGGCGATCAGCGCGATAACGAACTGACTCAGGTGGTCCATGGAAATCCGGGGCCTTTCCGCAATGCCGCGAGGTCTGTTACTCGGGCGGTTTCCGGGATACCGGGATATCCGTCGACCGCCTTCAACGACGTTATGGCGGGGCCTTGTTGTCGCGGTACGACCGGCCGGTGGATTCGGCTGTCCACCGGTCGGTGGACACCGCGCCGGAGGGAATGCGGGAGGGTGATAGGACTGGGGCGCGGCGGCACGGGGCGCCGGCGCCCCGGTGCGGGGCCGTTCGGGAGCAGGGGGATGGGCAGAGTGACGCCTGAGGCGGGGCGCGCGCCCGAGACGCGGATGCGTTGGTTCGGGCTGTGGGACAGCTACTTCGTGATCTGCTATCTGGTCACCACGGGGCTGGTGTTCACCTCCGCCGTGCCGCAGACCGGGCGGTTGATCGCGATCGGGGCGCTGACCGTGATCGTGCCCTGGTACGCGGGGATCGGGCGGCCGTTGATGCTCCGGGAGGGGCGCGACGGGCGGAACACCGGCTTCGCCGCCGGGCTGTTCGTGCTGTTCGGCGTCGCCACCGCGGTCGATCTGACCAGTGCGTTCGCGCTGTTCGCGATCGTCCCGATGCTGATGATGAGCCTGGATACCCGGCCGGCCGTCGTGGCGGGCGTACTCGGCAATGTCGTCCCCGTGACGATGCTGTGGCTGCGGGGCGGCGCGACGGCTCCGCTCGTGCTGTTCGTGCTGCTGGCGTCGCTGCTCGGGATCGCCCTGTCCGTACTTCTCGGGCTGTGGATCAAGCGGGTCGTACGGCAGAACAAGGAGCACGCCGAACTGATCGAGGAACTACGGCGGAATCGCGAGCAGGTGGCCCGGCTGTCGCACCAGGCCGGGATCGCCGCCGAGCGCGAGCGGCTCGCGCGGGAGATCCACGACACCCTGGCGCAGAGCCTGACCAGCATCATCAGTCTGGTGCAGGCCGCCGACGCGGAGGTGGCGGAGGCCCCCGACGTCGCGCGGAAACACCTCGCGCTGGTCGGGCGGATGGCCAAGGAGAGCCTGGCGGAGGCCCGTGCCTTCGTCGCCGACCGGACGCCCGCTTCGCTGCGGGAGAGTTCCCTGGCGCAGGCGCTGCGGCGGCAGGCGGACGGGCTGGCCGCGCAGACCGGGCTGCTGGCGCGGTTCGCCGTCGAGGGGGAGGAGCGTCCGCTGCCGATGGCGGTCAATGTCGTACTGCTGCGGGCCGCGCAGGAGGCCGGCACCAATGTGCGCAAGCACGCGGATGCCCGTGCGGTGGATCTGGTGCTGCGGTACGGCGAGGGGCAGGTCGGGATCGTCGTCACCGATGACGGCCGGGGGTTCGACGCGGCGGAGGCGGAGGCGGAGACAATGGCAGAGACGGAGGCGGAGACGGGGACGGAGACGGAGGCGGAGGCGGGGACGGGGGCGGCGCTTGGTGCGGCGAACGGCGGTCAGGACGGCGGATTCGGGCTGCGGGGGATGGCGGCCCGGGTGGCGGAGATCGGTGGGGCGATGAGCGTGGTGAGCACGCCGGGAGCGGGCACCTCCGTCGAGGTGAAGGTGCCCTTGGACGGGTCGGCGGAACGGCGGACTACAGCGACAGCGACAGCCACGACGGCGACGGCGACGGCGACGGCAAGGGACGAGGAGCGTTGCGCATGACCGCCGTTGAAGCCCCGGCCCCCGTACGCGTACTGCTCGCCGACGACCACCCCGTCGTCCGCGAGGGCCTGTGCGCCATGCTCGAAGCCGACCCGGGCATCGAGGTCGTGGGGCAGGCGGGCTCCGGTGAGGAAGCCGTGACGCTGGTGGAGCGGCTGGCCCCGGACCTCGTACTGCTCGATCTGCGGATGGGCGGGATGGACGGGGTCGCCGCCACCGGGCACATCCTGCGGCGGGCGCCGCGCACCAAGGTGGTCATCGTCACCACCTACGAGGACGACGCCGACATCCTGCGCGCCGTGGAGGCGGGCGCGGCCGGCTATCTCCTCAAGGGCAGTTCGCGGGCGGAGCTGATCGACGCGGTGCACGGTGCGGCGCGCGGGGCGACCGTGCTGACCCCGTCGCTGGCCCCCAAGCTGTTCCGGGCGCGGGCGGTGGAGGCGCCGCTGCTGTCCGGCCGGGAGTGCGAGGTGCTGCGGCTGGTCAGTCAGGGGCTGACCAATGCCGAGATCGGCCGGGAGCTGTTCATCGGTGAGGCGACGGTCAAGACCCATCTCCTGCGGGCGTTCAAGAAGTTGGAGGTGTCGGACCGGACCGCGGCGGTGATCACGGCGCTGGAGCGGGGTCTGTTGACGTAGGCAGTCGCGTGGCCTGTCCTCCGCCCGCTCAGGGACGGACGGCGCGGAAGCGGAAGTAGTCGGGGCGCAGGCTGATGCCGGGGGTGTGGAAGCCGGCCGCGCGCAGCCGGTCCGGGAGGGTTTCGGGCGGCACCGGGACGTACGTATCCCACAGGTGGATGAGGCGGAAGCCCCAGCTCGCCCGGCCGTCGCAGCCCGCGAAGACACCGCCCGGCCGCAGCACCCGGAACGCCTCCGCGAAGAGCTGGTCCTGCTGCCGGGGCGACGGCACATGATGCAGCATCGTGAAGCAGACGACGGCGTCGAAGTGGCCGTCCGGCAGCGGCATCGCGCAGCCGTCGCCGTGCACGACATCGATCCGGTCGCCGTACTCCGCGCGCAGTCGCTCCGCCGATCCCCCGTCGACTTCGAGGACGCTCAGCCGGCCGCCGGTCCGGTGTGCCAGCACCCGTGTGGTGGCACCGTAGCCGGGCCCGATCTCCAGGGTCTCGGCGTCCAGTTGGACATCTTCGAGGGCCCAGGGCAGCAGGTCCGTCGCCACCGCGCGGGCCCACATACGGGAGTTGCACAACCACTGGTGATAGCGATTCATGGTCATGCGGCGAGCGTAGGGAGCGGCCGCGGTGACCACCACGCGACAGGGGGACATGGTGTATCGCAGGACGGACAGTGGACAGCGACCGGACAGTGAGCCGCGACCGGACAGTGGACAGCGACCGGACGGCGGCGCGGAGCCGGACGGGCGGGACGGGCAGGTGGCGCCGCCAGGCCCGCCCGCCGGGGCGGCCGTCGTCGTCGGGAGCTTTGCGATGGACCGGGGGCAGTGGTTCGCCCGCCACCGCCATGAGCACCATCAACTGGCCTGGGCGCGGCGGGGAGTTCTGGCCGTACGGGCCACCGGCAACACCTGGGTGCTGCCGCCGTCCATGGCGCTGTGGATTCCGGCCGGGACCCCGCACGCCACCGGCGCCGCCGGCCCGGCCCTCTTCCGGAGCCTGTACTTCCTCCCGGAGCGCTGCCCGGTCGACTGGTCCGTGCCCACCGTCGTCGGCGTCTCCCCCCTGCTGCGCGAGCTGATCTCGTACCTCTCGGACGGCACCCTGGCCCCGGCGGCGCGCGAACGGGCCGAGTCCGTGGTCCTCGACCAGCTGCGGCCGGTGTCGGTGGCCACGGTGCAGGCCCCGATGCCGCACGACCCACGGGCGCGCCGGGTCGCGGAGGCGCTGCGCGCCGACCCATCCGACGGGCGGACGCTGGCGGAGTGGGGCCGCCGGGTGGGAGCGAGCGGCCGGACGCTGGCCCGCGCGTTCGTGGCGGACACCGGGATGCCGTACGGGCAGTGGCGCACCCGGATCCGGCTCCAGGCGGCGATGCCGCTGCTGGCCGGCGGCGCCACGGTGGCGGCGGTGGCCGCGCGGGTGGGCTATGCCTCGCCGAGTGCCTTTGTCGCGGCCTTCCGGCGCGCGGTCGGGGTGCCGCCGGGGGCGTACTTCGCCCCCTGAGGGCTGCCGGACTTCAAGCCCGTGGCGCGCTCACCCGTCCCCCAGCCGGGCCTGGTCCGCGGCCGCTCTGCCCTGGTGCCAGCCGTCGGCGTCGCGGACACCGCGGAGGCGGACCGGGGCGGTGTCGGGGAAGAGGGTGCCGGTGGTCTGCTCGACGGCGAGGGCGCGGGCGGCGAGGACCGGGAGGAGGTCGGGGGCCGTGGGGGCGGACTCGGCGGTGGCGGCGGCCGTGGCGGCGGCGGTGGCCGCGGCGAGGCGGTCGCGGATGCGGTCGGCGTAGGCGACGAGGAAGGTCTGGCGGAAGTCCCGGGTGCGGCGGGAGCGGCCGCGGGCGACGGGGGCGCCGCCCTGCTCCTTGAGGGTGTGGTGGTGGGCGTCGCCCGCGCGGCTCATGGCGGCGGTGGCCTGGAGCAGCAGCGAGGTGTAGAGCATCTCGGCCGCCTCCAGGTCGGGTGCGAAACCGATGAGGGTGGAGAAGCCGACGTCGGCGGCCCAGACGGCCTGGCAGCGGTTGGCGGCCGCGACCGCGTCGAGCAGCAGTGCCTTGGCCTGTTCGTACGGGCCCTCGATGCCGATACGGACCGCTGACGGGCCGTCGGCCCGGCCGCCCGGGGAGCCGTCCGCCCGGTCGAGGAGCGCCTCGTCGATGCTGTGCCGGGCCATCAGCTCCTGCGCCTTGGCGGACAGCGCCTCGGCCTCCTCGGCGTAGTCGGTGGCCTCCGCCTTGGCGAGCAGACCGCGGATCCGCCCCAGGGCACGTGCCGCGGCGGCACCGGCGGGTCCGCTCCGGTCTCCGGGCTGCGGCGGGGCGGGCAGCGGGGTGATCCGGGGCAGCCGGGCCAGTATGCGCAGCGCCGCCAGGACGTCGTACGCGGTCTCGAAGCGGGAGGCGCGGCGGCGGGTGGCCAGGGCGTCGAGGTAGCCGCTGTCGGCGGACCACCAGATCTCGGCGCCGAGGTCCCGTAGTTGCCCGGCCCAGCGCGGGTCCGGAACCGGGCGCGCGGCCGGAGGGCGGGCCGCCTCGGCCGCGACGGCGTCGACGACCAGCGCCACGAGGGCGGCGTCGGAAGCCGCGCGCCGTACGATCCGCACCAGGTCAGCGGGCTGCCAGCCGCCCGCCCAGCACTGCCGTACGCCCGCCACGGCGGCCTCCACCACCGCGGCGCTCACCGCCGCCCAGCCGACCTCGGCCGCGGCCAGCATCGAGGCACCCGCCTCAATGGCGTCCTCGGCCCGCTCGCCGTCCGACGCGTAACGGACGCTGCCGAGCACCTGGCCGACCAGTTCACCGGCCGAGGGCGAGGACGGCCCGCCGTGCCCTTTGCCGCCGCGCCCGGCTTCTCCGCGCCCGGTTTCTCCGCGCCCTGTTTTTCCGCGCCCGGTTTCTCCGCGCCCGGTTTTCCCGCGCCCTGTTTTCCCGCGCTCGCTCACCCGTTCACTGTACGGAGGGGGCGTGGGGGGGCTGCCGGAGAGGCGGACGCGTACGGGCGGGCGGGCGTAGAGCGGGGCCTCCGGGGGCGAGGGCCGGCCCCCGGGCACCCAGGTCGGCCCCCGCCTCAGAGGCGCACCTGATAGAAACCGAGGGCCTGTTCCGCCCGGTAGCCGAGCGCCGCGTTGACCGCCCGCATCGGGGCGTTCTCGTCCGCGACCGTCGTCATGATCTCCCGCACGTCCGGCCCCTGCGCGCGCAGGAACTCCAGCATCCGCAGCTTGACGGCCCGGCCGAGGCCACGGCCGCGGTGCGCGGGGACGACGACGGTGTCGTACTGCAGGGCCCGTACGGAGGCCGGGGTGGGCAGGACGAGTTCGGTGTAGGCGGCCACGGCGCCGTCGGCCTCCGCGAGGGCCGCCACGGTCAGCAGCACCCCGCCACGGTCCAGGACGACGCGGGCCGCGGCCCGTATCCGCTCGGGGTCCCAGGGGTCGTGCTGTTCGTCCAGGTCGCCGGCCGGGGCGTCCTGCATGGCGTCGTGGGCGCGGGCGTGCGCGGCGGCATAGGCGTCGGGGACGACACCGCTCCAGGCGGCGAAGCGATAGCCGACGGGCGGCGCGGGGACGGCCGGGGCGGAGGCGGTCGGGGCCAAGGCGGCGGGGGCGGCCGGGGCCGAGGCGGCCGCCACCTCCTGTACGTACTCCACCATCGGCAGCGCACACTCCGCGCCCCGCCCGACGGCGAACCTCTCGCCCGCGCCGCCCCGCTCCACCAGGGTGCTCACCGAGCTGCGGCCCTCGGCGGCGAGCCTCGCGCGCACGGCGTCCCACAGGGCCCGGCCCACCCCGCGCCCCCGATGGGCGGGGTGCACCGTCAGGGTGTCGAGGAAGGCGTTGGCGGCGTTCTCCTCGGTGTCGTGGAGGCGGAGCAGGGCGACGCCCGCGTAGCCGGGGGCGCCGTCGGGGGCCGGAAGCGTGACGGGGACGGCCCGGCAGTGCAGGGACGGGACGCGCAGGCGGCCGGCCTCGGCGGCCCGTTCGGGGGCGGGGACGCCCGGCCGGTCGTGGGCACGGGCGGCGGCGAGCACGGCGAACCAGGCGTCGATGTCGATGTCCATACGGCGGACCGTACGCAGCAACGATGCCCGGCGCGCCCTGTTTTCGGCGCCACCGGGCATCGACCGCTCAGCGAACCCTCACCGCAGTCACTGCACCGCGCTGCCGGCCACCCACTGCGACCAGTCCATGTTCCAGCCGTTGAGGCCGTTGTCCGGCTTGACGGTGTCGTCAGGGGAGTTGACGACCTCGACCACGTCGCCGGTCCGGCTGTGGTCGAAGAACCACGCGCCGTCCGTCTTGGGGTCCTTGGCGCCCTTGGCGTCCTCCAGGCCGATGCAGCCGTGGCTGGTGTTGGTCTTGCCGAAGATGCCCTTGCCCCAGTAGTTGCCGTGGATGAAGGTGCCGGAGCTCGTCAGGCGCATGGCGTGCGGGACATCGGGAATGTCGTACTCGCCCTTGCCGTTGTGCTTCTTGAAGCCGACGGTCGAGCCGTTCATCCGGGTCTGCTTGAAGCGCTCGGAGATGACCATCTTGCCGTTGTAGGTGGCGTTCTCGTCGCTGCCGGCCGAGATCGGAATGGTCCTGAGGGTCCGGCCGTCGCGCACGACGGTCATCTCGTGCGTCTCGGTGTCGACGGTGCTGATCTGCGAGTGGCCGACGTGGAAGTTGACGGTCTTGTTCTGGATGCCCTTGACGCCGGGTGACGCCTCGACGCCGTCCAGGCCGAGCTTCATGGTGACGTCGGAGTCCGCCTTCCAGTACTCCTGGGGGCGGAAGTCCAGCCGCTTGTCGTTGAACCAGTGGCCGACGACCTGCTGGTTGCTGCTCGACGTGACGTGGATCGCGGACTCGACGTCCGCCTTGTTCTTGACCGGCTTGTCGAAGTTGATCGACACCGGCATGCCGACGCCGACGGTCGAACCGTCCTCCGGCGTGAAGTTCCCGATGAAGCTGTTCGCCGGGGCGACGGTGGTGAAGCCGGAGTTCTCGACCGCCTTACGCCCCTGGGAGTCCACCGCATGCGCGGTGACCTTGTATGCCGTCGAGCGGCTCAGGGGCTGGTCCGGCGTCCAGGAGCTGCCGTCGGCGGCGATCGTGCCGCTGACCGTCTGCTTGGTCTCGACCGAGGTCATGGTGACATCGGTCAGCTTTCCGTCACTGACCGTGACACTCGCGTCACTGTTGAGACCCGTGTCGGTGGCGCCGTCCTCCGGGAGGATCATGATCTTGGCGTCGGAGGCATCCTTCGCGGCCGCCTCGTCCACCTGCCGGCTGTTCTCATGCGGGGTGGCGTCAGCACCGTCATGACTCCGATCGGCCGCACTGCTGCCACCACACGCCGCAAGCGTGAGTACGCCCCCGAGCAGCGCGGCGCTGGCTATCAAGCCCTTCCGGCGCTTGCTGTCCGTCATCACACGCATCTCCATTACTGCCGATTTCGCACGATTCCCCGAGCGAGCAGCCAACTGAACGCCGGCTATATGGACGCTGGCATTCCGGCCGACGCCATTTGAACGCCTTTTCCGTTTCACCCGTTCCATGCGTCCATAAAGTGTGGGGAAGGCCACTAATCACCCACACCGGTCAGATGGTGATCATGTGGAACAGGTCCAGGCATGTGGTGCGGGCGCGGGCATGTGGCGTGGGCGGCGGCATGTGGGGCGGGCGGCGGTATGCGCTGCGGGCGGCGACATGTGGGGCGGGCGCGGGCGCGCACCGGCCGGGCGGTCCGCCTTCGCGCCACGTAGTCGGCCCCCGTACGGCAGGGAGCCGTACGGGGGCCGGGGCCATCGGGGGTGCCGGTCAGCCCTCCCCGTCCGCGTCGTCCGCCAGATCCCACTCCGCCGCGTCCCACTCGGCATCCGGGTCGTAGTCGGTCAGCTCCTCGCTGCTCCAGGAGGCCTGTGCGAGTTCGGCGCCCGGCACCTTGGTGACGAGGTCGAACGGGTCGATCAGATGGGCCAGCGCCTCCGCCGGGTCCTCCTGGACCGTCTCCAGCGACTGTCTGCGCTCCTCGTCGGGCAGCGAGGGCTCCCCGTTGACGTGATCGACGGCGGCGCCGGTCAGCCGGCGGGCGTCGGTGACCTCCATGATCAATTCGACATGAAGGCGCACAAAACGTGATGTCTCACCATTGCTCATAGCACGGAGGTTAGGCATGGAGGGGGCCCGACTTCCCCGCGACCCGCTGCGGTCATTAACATCTGCGGTCAACGGCCAATTCGCCGCACCCACAAGGGGGATCGCTTACGTGACCGCACGACGACCACTACTGACCGCCGCGACCGCGGGATCGGTGCTGTTCGCCCTGTGGTTCGTACCGTCCGCCAATGCGACAGCGGGGCATGACGGTGCGACAGATTCCGCACTGCACATGGCGTCCGCACCCGCCGGACCGGCCCTGGCCGACCGTACGGCCACTGGGGCGCAGGACACCGACGGCCGGTCCACTACGGCCACCCAGGACGGCGGCGACGCGGGCACCGGAACCGGCACCGACGGCCGGCCCACCGGCTCCCCGCACCTCCTCGCCGACACCGGCAGCCCGGACACCACGCCGTACGTGATCGGCGGCGCCGCCTGCCTCGCCCTCGGGGCCGGTCTGGTCAGCTACTCCGTACGCCGCACGCGCGACGAGACGGCCTGAGATCGTCTGAGACCGCTGAGGTCGCCTGAGGTCGCCTGCAATCGCCTGAGACCTGACGGCGCCACGGCCGCCGCCAGGCCAGTGCACCCGTGGCCGCCGCCACGGCCGCCGTCAGGTCCGTGTGCCCGTGCGCCCGTGACGGACTCCCCGGCCGCCGTCAGGCGAGCGTGCCCGTGACCGACTCCACCGCCGCCACCAGCTTCCCGCCCCGTACGAACGCATACGCGCTCTCCAGGTCCGGCGCCAGGAAGCGGTCCCCGCCCGGCCCCTGGATGCCCGCATCGCGCACCGCGTCCAATACGGCGCGGGTGGCGGGCGCCGGGGTCAGGCGCTCGCGCATCTCGATGGCGCGGGTCGCCGCATAGAGCTCGACGGCGACGATCCGGGTCAGGTTGTCGACCGCGGTGCGCAGCTTGCGCGCCGCCGACCAGCCCATCGAGACATGGTCCTCCTGCATCGCGGAGGACGGGATGGAGTCCACCGACGCGGGCGCGGCCAGCCGCTTCAGCTCGCTGACCAGCGCGGCCTGGGTGTACTGGGCGATCATCAGGCCGGAGTCGACACCCGGGTCACCGGCCAGGAAGGCGGGCAGCCCGTGCGAACGGTTCTTGTCCAGCAGCCGGTCCGTACGGCGCTCCGCGATCGAACCGAGGTCGGCCGCGGCGATGGCCAGGAAGTCCAGGACGTAGGCGACCGGGGCACCATGGAAGTTGCCGTTGGACTCGACCCGGCCGTCCGGGAGGACGACGGGGTTGTCGACGGCGGCGGCCAGCTCGCGGTCGGCGACC contains these protein-coding regions:
- a CDS encoding GNAT family N-acetyltransferase, with the protein product MDIDIDAWFAVLAAARAHDRPGVPAPERAAEAGRLRVPSLHCRAVPVTLPAPDGAPGYAGVALLRLHDTEENAANAFLDTLTVHPAHRGRGVGRALWDAVRARLAAEGRSSVSTLVERGGAGERFAVGRGAECALPMVEYVQEVAAASAPAAPAALAPTASAPAVPAPPVGYRFAAWSGVVPDAYAAAHARAHDAMQDAPAGDLDEQHDPWDPERIRAAARVVLDRGGVLLTVAALAEADGAVAAYTELVLPTPASVRALQYDTVVVPAHRGRGLGRAVKLRMLEFLRAQGPDVREIMTTVADENAPMRAVNAALGYRAEQALGFYQVRL
- a CDS encoding L,D-transpeptidase, translating into MTDSKRRKGLIASAALLGGVLTLAACGGSSAADRSHDGADATPHENSRQVDEAAAKDASDAKIMILPEDGATDTGLNSDASVTVSDGKLTDVTMTSVETKQTVSGTIAADGSSWTPDQPLSRSTAYKVTAHAVDSQGRKAVENSGFTTVAPANSFIGNFTPEDGSTVGVGMPVSINFDKPVKNKADVESAIHVTSSSNQQVVGHWFNDKRLDFRPQEYWKADSDVTMKLGLDGVEASPGVKGIQNKTVNFHVGHSQISTVDTETHEMTVVRDGRTLRTIPISAGSDENATYNGKMVISERFKQTRMNGSTVGFKKHNGKGEYDIPDVPHAMRLTSSGTFIHGNYWGKGIFGKTNTSHGCIGLEDAKGAKDPKTDGAWFFDHSRTGDVVEVVNSPDDTVKPDNGLNGWNMDWSQWVAGSAVQ
- a CDS encoding response regulator translates to MTAVEAPAPVRVLLADDHPVVREGLCAMLEADPGIEVVGQAGSGEEAVTLVERLAPDLVLLDLRMGGMDGVAATGHILRRAPRTKVVIVTTYEDDADILRAVEAGAAGYLLKGSSRAELIDAVHGAARGATVLTPSLAPKLFRARAVEAPLLSGRECEVLRLVSQGLTNAEIGRELFIGEATVKTHLLRAFKKLEVSDRTAAVITALERGLLT
- a CDS encoding DUF2786 domain-containing protein, which encodes MLGSVRYASDGERAEDAIEAGASMLAAAEVGWAAVSAAVVEAAVAGVRQCWAGGWQPADLVRIVRRAASDAALVALVVDAVAAEAARPPAARPVPDPRWAGQLRDLGAEIWWSADSGYLDALATRRRASRFETAYDVLAALRILARLPRITPLPAPPQPGDRSGPAGAAAARALGRIRGLLAKAEATDYAEEAEALSAKAQELMARHSIDEALLDRADGSPGGRADGPSAVRIGIEGPYEQAKALLLDAVAAANRCQAVWAADVGFSTLIGFAPDLEAAEMLYTSLLLQATAAMSRAGDAHHHTLKEQGGAPVARGRSRRTRDFRQTFLVAYADRIRDRLAAATAAATAAATAESAPTAPDLLPVLAARALAVEQTTGTLFPDTAPVRLRGVRDADGWHQGRAAADQARLGDG
- a CDS encoding class I SAM-dependent methyltransferase, with the protein product MTMNRYHQWLCNSRMWARAVATDLLPWALEDVQLDAETLEIGPGYGATTRVLAHRTGGRLSVLEVDGGSAERLRAEYGDRIDVVHGDGCAMPLPDGHFDAVVCFTMLHHVPSPRQQDQLFAEAFRVLRPGGVFAGCDGRASWGFRLIHLWDTYVPVPPETLPDRLRAAGFHTPGISLRPDYFRFRAVRP
- a CDS encoding sensor histidine kinase, whose translation is MGRVTPEAGRAPETRMRWFGLWDSYFVICYLVTTGLVFTSAVPQTGRLIAIGALTVIVPWYAGIGRPLMLREGRDGRNTGFAAGLFVLFGVATAVDLTSAFALFAIVPMLMMSLDTRPAVVAGVLGNVVPVTMLWLRGGATAPLVLFVLLASLLGIALSVLLGLWIKRVVRQNKEHAELIEELRRNREQVARLSHQAGIAAERERLAREIHDTLAQSLTSIISLVQAADAEVAEAPDVARKHLALVGRMAKESLAEARAFVADRTPASLRESSLAQALRRQADGLAAQTGLLARFAVEGEERPLPMAVNVVLLRAAQEAGTNVRKHADARAVDLVLRYGEGQVGIVVTDDGRGFDAAEAEAETMAETEAETGTETEAEAGTGAALGAANGGQDGGFGLRGMAARVAEIGGAMSVVSTPGAGTSVEVKVPLDGSAERRTTATATATTATATATARDEERCA
- a CDS encoding AraC family transcriptional regulator; the encoded protein is MTTTRQGDMVYRRTDSGQRPDSEPRPDSGQRPDGGAEPDGRDGQVAPPGPPAGAAVVVGSFAMDRGQWFARHRHEHHQLAWARRGVLAVRATGNTWVLPPSMALWIPAGTPHATGAAGPALFRSLYFLPERCPVDWSVPTVVGVSPLLRELISYLSDGTLAPAARERAESVVLDQLRPVSVATVQAPMPHDPRARRVAEALRADPSDGRTLAEWGRRVGASGRTLARAFVADTGMPYGQWRTRIRLQAAMPLLAGGATVAAVAARVGYASPSAFVAAFRRAVGVPPGAYFAP